tatggcttgtacaaagggtgggctccataagcgccccggggtcgatggactaagaaacgggtctcgttagggatgggctcctaagtgcccctaggtcgatggactaagaaacgggcctagtatgtatgccttgtagggttcaagacttactaccttggacctacataggacccgcgcatttatgtatgtggtacaagtcggggtcctaatcatgttatgattatgtttaagtatgtatgtaataaattttcaaaggatatgttgcatatattattgcatgaatcatgtttttgaaagtcatctcgcataacactttatgattatgttacgatataccatgatacttatgacatgttatgttaggttgaactttatgattatgtaatgacatgctatgatcatgattatgttatgctaggatgtactttatgattatatcatgatatgctatgatgcttatgattatgttatgttatgctaggatgaactttatgatcatgttatgatatgctatgattatgattatgttatgctaggatgcatgttatgatatgccatgataccttacgattatgttatgatatgatgcttctatacatgatatgatgagttgtatttatgctttatgccttggcgatttagttatgctatacggtttttgtgagtaggaaaggatcttactgagccttgtgtgctcacagcttactttccttgtaccacagataagggcaaagaatggatgtactaagggagcagcaggagggggcaagaaggacgtgtgtagtagtgactcggctaatgagaaagacctgcttctagttaataagaattatgttttaTGTCGTTCAttttgactccatgacatttcatcatgctctttagtatcatggtttaaatttatgttaagcatgttatgtgactcatatgataagtagttagtgatgatgatttgaaaagtaaggaaaaagttttaaagaaaaaaaaattatactatagataagacatccgttgttttaagaagaaatgataagtaacccccgtcagcttgagcaggaaggggcggggcgttacatgacGATTCTCCGACTTCATCCCATAAAGTAGGAGAGCTACATGCTCTGCCATACAATGTCTCGAATGGTGCCATCTGAATCGCTGAGTGGTAACTGTTGTTATATGAAAACTCCACCAAGTGCAAATGATCCTCCCAGCTACCACCaaagtccataacacaagattTCAATAGATCCTCCAATGTATGGATAGTGCGCTCCGACTATCCATCGGTTTGAGGGTGAAATGCAGTACTAAAACGGAATTCCGTACCCATGGCCTGCTGGAGACTCCGCCAAAATCGAGAAGTAAATCGTGGCTCTCTATCTGATATGATACTCAGAGGTATACCATGCTGTCTGATGATCTCTCTGCAGTATaactctaccaatcgatccaacgaATCTATCCTGCGGATCGATaaaaagtgtgcagatttggttaaccgatcaatgattacccaaatcacatcaTGTTCCTTCCGGATCTAGGGTagccctaccacaaagtccatcgtgatatgctcccatttcGATTCCGGTATTTCTATTTTCTGCAGTAACCCAACTAGCCTCTGATGCTCCGCCTTTATCTGCTGACAAACCAAAAATTGTGCCACAAATGTCGCaatgtccttcttcatgccaTTCCACCAGTAAGATCGTTTCAGATCCCTGTACATACGAGTACCTCCTGGATGAATCACAAATCTAGATCGATGTGCTTCCTGTAACAAATCCTCCAGAACAAGGTGCGACTCGAGAACACATAACCTTCCACGGAAATATAGAATTCCACTATTGTCACAGGTAAACTCTGGCTACTATCCTGAGATAACCCTGCTACGTAAAAACTATGTATGTTGATCTGTAGCCTGAGCCTCTTTGATACGCTCCACTATaggtgactgagcaaccatggtgacTAGCAAGCCTCGCTCTGTCTGTGCTTGCTCCATCAACCCCAACTCAAAGAAGCTCTGTATCAATTCTGTAACCATCACTCGATGGAAAGCCAACACTCATCGAGATTTCCTGCTCAAAGCATCGGCTACTACGTTGGCTTTTCCCGGGTGATAATTAATTGCGCAGTCATAATctttcaagaactccatccatcttctctgtcaTAGGTTCAGTTCCTTCTGGGTAAACAAATACTTGAGGCTCTTATGATCTGTATAAATCTCAAAGGTGATcccatataaatgatgtcgccaaattttTAGTGCAAAGATGATAGCTGCCAACTCCAAATCATGGACTGAATAGTTCCTCTCGTGAGCTTTCAACTGACATGAGGCATACGACACCACATGGTCATACTGCATAAGTACAGCACCCAATCCCTGGTATGATGCATCTGTGAAAAGTACAAATCTATCCATGCCAGAGGGAAGTACTAACATTGGTGTTGTGCTGAGCCTCCCTTGAGCtcctggaagctctgctcacatgaTTCTGTCCAGCTAAACTTCTCTCCCTTTCGTGTTAATCGTGTCAAAGGCAAGGCTACACTGGAAAAACCTTCGACGAACCTCCGATAATACCCAGCTAATCCCAAGAAGCTACGTATCTCCTGCACTGTTCTTGGTTGTTCCCAGTTAGTGATGGCCTCAATCTTCTGTGGATTGACTGATATACCTCTGTTGGAAACAATGTGTCCAAGAAAACCCACCGAAGGTAACCAGAATGCGCATTTTCTAAACTTGCATAGAGATGTTCTCGCCGTAACATCTCCAAAACTATACGAAGATGTTGCTTGTGTTCCTCCTCAGATCAGGAATATatcagaatatcgtcaatgaacacgataacgaactggTCTAGATACTCaaggaacactctgttcatcagatccatgaacatggtcggagcattggtaagcccaaatggcattaccaagaactcatagTGACCATAACGAGTGCGAAATGTTGTCTTCAGAATATCTGCATCTCTAACCCTGAGCTGATGATAGCCTAAGcgcaaatcaatcttagaatatacaTAGGTATCcttcagctgatcaaataaatcctctatTCATGGAAATGGATATTTGTTCTTAATAGTCATCGTGTTCAGCTATTGGTAATCAATACATAATCTCagtgatccatccttcttcttaagGAAGAGTACTGGGgctccccatggagaaacactggGACAGATGAAACCTTTGTCCAACAACTTCTGCAACTGAACCTTCAACTCCTCTAACTCTTTTAGTGCCATGCGATAGGGGGTCTTGGATACCAGTGTGGTTCCCGGAACCAACTCAATCGTAAACTCGACTTGCCTTTTAGGAGGCAAATCGGGAAGTTCGTTAGGGAACACATCTGGAAATTCTCGAACAATAGAAACGTTCGAGAGCCGTGGTAATGCATCCGAACCAGCCTTAACCATGGACAGCAAATATCCCTGACAACCCTGTGACAATAATCTCCTCGATTACATTGCCGATATGACTGATATCTCATCACCCCCGCTTCCAACGAATACCCGTGATGGAAGACCgggaggtcggaatgtgactaATCTCGTTCTACAGTCGATTGTGGCGTGGTTCATGGCTAgccaatccatgcccaatataatgtcTAATTCCACCATTTCTAATACCTACAGATCCACCATAAGAGTTTGACCATTGAAGTCTAAAGGACATCCCTTGACTTCCAGACTAATACTTACTACCTCACCCGATGGTAGAGATACTATCAATCCATGAGTCCAACGTGTAGGCAGTCTCCCGATTTTACCCAAAAACACCCGAGATATGAATGAATGGGAACTACCAATATCTATCAATAGTTCTGCAGTAAATGCATAAACTGAAATAGTACCTCAGAAAACCGATCCTTCAGCCCGCTGTGCCTCCTCTCGTGTGACAGCATAAACGCGACCCACCTCTAAGCTCGGCTATGGCATGCCTAGAATGGTCTGTACTGGGATCGGAGGTGTGGGAACCGGCTGCTGATATTGAGACTGAGGCTGCTGCTGATATGCCGAATAAAGCTGAGGTGGATGAGAATCTTGCTGTACTGGAAATGCCTAATGAGAAGATGATGCGGCAGAATACTGTGTAGTCACTGGTTCCTGACCCTAAATATGATATATCTATCCCTGAGAAGGCGGCGGTCGCTGCTGACGTGGGGCACTCTGAGTCTTCTGAGATCTTCGTTGCGGTCGTGACTGTGAGGGTTTTTCCCCCTGAGATGTAACTTTAGGAGCCTCCAACTGTTCTTTCAGAGTACAATTTCGACTCTCATGCCCTGGGAGTGTACAGTAGAAGCATATAGAATGATCCAACGGATAGTTGTTCCTGATGTGACTCTTGGAACCACACTGAAAACATATGGTTCCACCAAAGTCCTTCTTCTGGTCATGATGAGGGGACAAGAACCTCCATCTAATGTTCACCCCGTCTTCTAAGGCTGAGAAGATCCTCCGGAAGGAGCCCGAGAACCCTGGCTCCTACTTCCTCTCTTCTGAGACAACTATTTTTCATTACCCTTCTCTAGAGACACCTGCTGCTACGTCTCTCAATAAACAGTGCACGATCCAAAACCTCCCGATAGGAAGTACCTGGAAATCCTGACATCCGGATCCGTATGTATGTTGCAAGACCCTGGGTAAACTGCTGTATACGATCATAATCATGTGCCACTAAGTGCGGGCAAAATTCAGCCAGTCTACAGAATTCAGCATTGTATTccatcactgatcggtcaccctGTTTGAGATTCAAAAATTCCTGACGTTGAGCTAGACAGAATGTAGCTGGAAAATACTGTCGCTCAAAAGCATCTCGAAACATCGACCACATGATGTGCTGCTCCCCAAAGATCGTCTTCTGCATGTCCCACCATGTGATTGCTTGATCTCGGAGATGGTATGCTGCCAGTTCCACTTTCTCCTCATCTGTACAACTCATGTACCCGAATCTGCTCTCCAGATTCTTCAACCAGCTACGAGCAGGCCAAGGATCCGCTCCGCCCTGATATAAGGTAAATCTGTCCTTGACGGACCTCGCCAGTAACGGTATACGTGCTCTATCCCTCATCCAATCGGTAGTATAAAGACTCAACGGGTAAAGAATAGATAGTGTATGAGTAATATAAAGAGCCAGGAGTACAACATGATACAGTCTCaggaagataaatagcagatacaacTGAGTGAACAAAATATATATCCATACATGATACCATAtcttaggcaagtaatataaggtctgagataacataaactactacagtactgctcataactaccaaGATCATAGGTAAAGTATACTATCACAGTaatcagtgtccaagcatatataacagGTATGAGATAACAGAACTGAATAAGTAAGCATATAACAGCATAATCAAAGATAACGGAAAAATAGCATATGctcggatggtcactcccgcccacctctctagtACCATGACCCCAATATGGCCGAGAGGCCAGGACAATGACAGACTGtgcaccactccagctaccactactctcgagtggtcaAGGGGATAGtagcatagtagctgaatagctatgtctgcgatgggggtccctgctgcccgcgactccagctgtCACTACCCATAAGTGCGCGAGTGGGGGGCatgacaggacatgcggcacgctccagctaccactacccatgagtggttgagCGTGTGGCCTAGGCCAAcaaccgtctcaaccacaagggagccaaggtcatcggagatgcatgcaatgacatgatgcgaacaatgcaacagtcatcatgtatatatatataacagaaatcaggtatgctacatgaagccgcaTGCTCAATATGAAGCATAAATAAATAGTAGTCCAAACAGGTAACATGGTGACTAGTATCTACTAATTATCAGGGATAACAATGAGAGACTATATAGATACGAATTTGagcatctcgaagattgagtggataaagtatcaaacacaagaaataatacgagtggagtcaagatatatTCTACATTATCTGGTCTACTCATGCACCAAGAACAATAACTAAAGAAACAAGTCAAGAAGTACCCTCCTCGAAATATAGGCTGAAACCGATGTCACTTCGTCACGACACCCGCCttaatcaaagtcctgcatcaatgtatcaattttaatcacATACATAAGAAACTGAATAACTAAGCTAACACACAAGACAGGTAAATAAATCCGGGCTTGTTCATTACCCTCTACTAATCCCCATTACCGATCTAACCAATCACAAGTCCATACCTAATTCACACTACACAATTAGGGGTACTAAATCATGAGTTAATCCCCTAAATTCAACATGACTTCAGTACCGATACAATCCACACTAAGAGTTCTTAATTCAACACTTTACTTCTACCATAACCTCACCTCGGGTTGATCCACAGTCCGGAGATGTTATTTCCAACACAAGCACAGTGCTTCTTGCTGCCACAGATTCAGAAACAAAGCTCCTACAAAGctacaaacaaacaaaatccccCAATCAACACATGATCCATACAAGAATCCAATAACTTGAACTGCAGCTCTACATCCAAAGCTGAAGATGACTTACCCAATGACTCACGACCGGAAATCATCTACTGGGGAGGTCTGTCGGTGTTAATTTGCTGCTAGAGATCTTGCCCGAGCTCCTCTCAGTGTGTCACTGCCAAGCAACAACCCTCAGTTACCCTAATCCTCCCCTTCTGACCTCAAGTCACATATCCACAGATCCAAGGTAATCGAACCTACTGGAATCAATCCACATCTCACTTACCTCAGTAACAGTCTCCTCTCAAGCGGTGAAGAGCATCTGACTGTGATAGCTTGGTGTTAGGGCTAGGGAATGACGTGACCTCCATTTGGAAACACACCCTCAGCTGAGATCGAATTCAGGGTCTGACGATTCACTCCCCAATGTCGCCGGAACTCCAATTTGTTCCTCTTGGCCGCAGACTTCTCGCGTGACGCTTTCCTCCGGAGAAAGGTCCACCATCGTGACCTCCGTTAAGGTGTATAGAAGGTAGGAGACTAGATCTGCGACCAAGCACCAGCGCGATCGGGTACTGAACGTCCGTTGAGCTCTCAGCAGTGATCGACGAGGTTGGGGGAGGGTGTCGGTGTTTCTAGGGCACTGTAACCCCTTTTTGCAAGGTATTTAGAAGCGTCGGGTTTTGTTTAACCTTAAGTCCTCTCTTAACCTCCTCAAATGGTGATTTCCTCTACCACCTTATGCCTAaggatttatccccttaaactccACCATACAACCTCCAAATGACtctagaaaaatatctaaaaattctcatAAATTACGGTAGGTTATTCTCTTATAACCCGTggttatttatttttgttgtacctcacaactgataacatgatcttttgtatgacaccacacaccatgttatctacaatataaattaaatagacaactggatttaactaaatgtagacatttgatcaatgtgattctcatttcaaaataaatatttatacaaaaagctaggcttttagtatacattctaacaactatttTGATATCCCACTTCAACAGCTTGCTCTGAACTTATTCCGCACTATGAGTGGAATATTTATTTTGTTTCACATGTATGACATTCATATAATTCCTCACAATTTTCACTTACTTTCTTATCCCAAGAAATCAGAATCaggaattttttttgttttaatcacATCCTAAGTATTCTATAAAGAATTGTCTTCCTCAAATAAGGGATAGAAGTCCTGTTTCTTCTTCGTTCAGATGCTCGAGCTGGCCTCCTGGTAGACTGAGTGGAAATCTAACCTTTCTCCTATTCCTAACCTTGGGAATTTTAAATTTGATCTAGCTTTCTTCTCCTATTCAAAGAAATTAGGTGGCGTGCAATTCAAAGCTCCCAAGTTACTATAAGAAGGGTTGTTATACCTCTTTCGATTAAGTCCTATCCAAGCAAAGCTTCCCTACTTCGGTAAGTCTTATCAATGTAAGTATCCTTggttggttttgatgtggtcaattgGGTTAAGTTAGGCCCTGTTAGATTTAAtgattatgtctaagtgtgcaagaacttaggaacacaagaagtcaagcgaaagacgtagcAGACAAAAAGGATGGAACGGGAAGCGAGTCGacaggctcgatgcgtccgagggacgagaagctgagaAAGAGTATACCAGTAGATGAGAAGGACACACAAGGTATATCTaagggacaagaagtcggagaGGAAGTTTGTTCAAGGAGAAGATCagagttggatttgggtgagctcaactccagatAACCGAAGCATCACCCACTCGAAGAAGATCAACTTGGAGGTTGATCCatcttgttgaaggcacctccaataaggTTGGAGGCACTCTCACTCTTTttgtatggaaggcgcctccaacctttcTGGAGGTTCCCTCAAGCCTTCATAGAAGGTGCCCTCAAgcttattggaggcaccttcaatagccATTAGGCTATCATTGAAAGAAGATAAAGCTTTATCTTCAGTGGATAAAGCTTATcatcttggaggtgccttggacccctTGGAGACGCCTCTGAGCGAGGAAGACCAATGGTAGCATCATCCCAGGAGGCTATAAAAAacctcctggagctaggaattaaacataaCTTGAAGAACAACTTCTATATTAACTTTCATAATCTTTTCTGAGCTATCAATGCGTGTAAAAGGTCTCTCCACCTTTaatgaaggagtttttagtgagcttttcaaTGCCTTGAATTaaaaatcacctaggttataaccaagtaaactctgacttttttacctactctttttaagttatttttttcttAATGTTAATTATTTATATTTGCTTAATTTAATTGTGCATTCTTATTAAGCAAAAGAAAGAGATCTTTGTACCTCTGgtttcaagcaattcacctccTATTGTCGGCCTCCACtgtgccaacaattggtatcagagcctaacaaCCTCAAAAGAACTAACCACGGACTGAAGCACTAAAATGATGGTggaaccaagcatctacccaccaaagttcgagggagagttcacaatgtggaaaaagagaatgaaggtattttttaaaatcaattttgaaattttattaatatttaaatatgattttgtagatcCCAAAGATcaacaaagagaaaaaaaagaagaatatttgtgcacAAAGAAGGAACAAGCTAACTTCGTAGCTAACGGATGAGCGAAATTTCTCCTCCTAAGTGTGTTATCATCGCAAGAAGTCAATAGAATCAACACCTATGGATTGgtaaaagaactctgggagaaattcctagagttacacgaagggacttccgaagccaagctcgcaaagCGGGACCTACTCCAGAATCAACTGTCGAACCTTCAGTTGAAAGGAGGGTCGATCGCTCAACTGCATGCCAAACTAAAGGAGCTTATCACTGAactcatgaatctcagagaaatAGTAACAAATTGAGATTCACTATGGTATGCACTAAACACTTTCACAAGAACACCTGAGTGGATGTCCATAATCGACTTATATTATATCTCAAAAGATCTAAAGGTAAGTttgttagaaagtttattttctactttagaacttcatgaatctagatgtacAGATCTAAGGAAGGAGGCGAATCCAaatattgccctaaaggcaaaaatgaacgAACCAAACTCTAAAGATTCTATCAACAAAAACGAATGAGCcctcatggtaagaaactttagtaaatttcttaaatctAGCAAATTTTATAAGTCGTAGGCAAAGAAACACCTTCGAAGCAAAATGAAGGTATAATGCTACAAGTACCAAGAATataggcacatcaaggatgatttcCCTAAACTACAAgggaaagagaaagaaaaagaaaaaagggcCAAGATGAACAATGCAGAAAAACTTAAAATCTACGTGGGATGAATCGTCGTCCTCTGAGCTCGAAATCGAAACCTATGCTGAACTGGCACTAATAATGAACCATCAGAGGGAAGAAGAAAGCACCTCAGAAATGagtatcgacgaagggggagagtCATTGGAAGAAAGCAACGACGAATGGGGAGCATCGAATAATGAAATCAtcatggtaagtaaggtacgttccCAATCTCTTGAAGAGTTATTTGAGTTCATTAAGATACTATCTAGAAATATGTGTAAATTAGAGAAAGAGAATacaagattaaaattaattttagtaaaaacaTGTCCATTAGAAATGTATAATAATCTAAAggtggaaaatgaaaaagataaaagATCAACTAGAAAAATTGAGATATGACTATGCATGCATAAATacaaatatttcttaaaattcaaaatttagaaaCTTAAGGGCTTGGTTGGTATATCAAGAATTATAGGagtcaaattataaaaattcctataaattatGTCCCATCAAAATTCTTGATAAATCCAGGAGATAGGAACTTTTATTGGATTCTAAAAACATATTTAAGCtgaatctttatttttttaaaatgatttattagGATAGAATttcttaacttagaaaaatattttttttctaattctaCTATCTAAAGTTTTctattcaaattttgaataatgAAAGAATGATTATCCCACTAAAAAAAACAGCATTGCCGACGGATATTTCCATtggtattccgtcggtatatgTGGATAACGACGGAACTCCGACGAATATTTCTC
This window of the Zingiber officinale cultivar Zhangliang chromosome 3B, Zo_v1.1, whole genome shotgun sequence genome carries:
- the LOC122054997 gene encoding uncharacterized protein LOC122054997, with protein sequence MRDRARIPLLARSVKDRFTLYQGGADPWPARSWLKNLESRFGYMSCTDEEKVELAAYHLRDQAITWWDMQKTIFGEQHIMWSMFRDAFERQYFPATFCLAQRQEFLNLKQGDRSVMEYNAEFCRLAEFCPHLVAHDYDRIQQFTQGLATYIRIRMSGFPGTSYREVLDRALFIERRSSRCL